In Syntrophobacterales bacterium, the sequence CAAAACAGCGCCTCGCTGCTCAATCGCCTGGAGACGACCGGCACACTGCCGCTGGAGATTGCCCGAGAGCATGGCGTCGTCGGGATTGCTGCGAAGGCGCTGGGAATCGTGAATGACGCCCGGCGCGATTATCCATACGCCGCTTATGACAGCCTCTATGTTGCCGATACATTTGCAAAAACCGGCGGCGATGTGTATGCCCGCTTTATGGCGCGGGCAACAGAGGTTTATGGTTCCATCAAGATGATTCAGCAGGCGCTGGCGGGGTTGCCCGCCGGGCCCATACAGACAGCAATCGCCGGGGCGGGATTGTTCCGAAAAAGCTCATTGGCGCTTGGAATTGTGGAAGGCTGGCGGGGGAATATCGTTTATTTAGTCCATACAGACGAACAGGGCGAAATAAGTAGGGTAGCCCTGCGCGATCCCTCTTTTTTAAACTGGACGCTGCTCGGTTACGCAGCGGCCGGCTACATCGTCCCCGATTTTCCCCTGATCAACAAGAGCTTCAACCTTTCCTACTCCGGAAACGACCTCTAAAAAGCTGCCGACCAATGTCAGGAAATCAGTCAAATCGTCATACCGTCGAAAGACGGTATCCAGTCCTTTCAAGCTCTTCCCGGACAAGATCTTTTTCTAAGCGCAGGCATCCTGGGGCTGCAAATTCCTTCCCCAGGCCCGGCGGCTTTATCTAAGGCCAATCAGCCGCGCGATCCCAACCGCAGGCCGCCGTGAATAAAAAACACCTCGCCCGCCATCGCCTCGTTTCGGTAAAGCTCGCAGATCAAAGAGGCGATCTCTTCCGGTTCTATCAGCCGTCCGATCGGAACATCACCGATGATTTTCCCCAAGGCCCTCTCATCCATCCCCTTCACCATCGGGGTTGCCACATAACCAGGCGCCACCGCAACGCAGCGGATACGGTCCGCCAGATTTCTTCTGAAAAACTCGGCGGTAAGCACCTTGGGAATGACGGACATCGCCGCCTTGGACGAGGAGTAGTTGATCTGCCCCGCCGTTCCCAGCGAGCCCGTTGAGGACATAAGGCAGATCAGCCCCTTCGAGCCGGAATTGATCATCTGTTCCGCGCACTCGCGGATGGTAAGAAAAACGCCGGTCAGATTGATGTCCAAAACCGACTGGAACTGCCGGAGCGACATCTTGCCGGTCACCTTGCCCGTTTCCCGGTCGGGCGACAAAAACA encodes:
- a CDS encoding SDR family NAD(P)-dependent oxidoreductase, with the translated sequence MLDIEQAVAIITGAGSGIGEAVAKYWVQQKGRAVLADIVPENLSRVERELTALGGDVSSFICDVTKEEDNARLAALAIERYQRINLVFPAAGIIKDGMFLSPDRETGKVTGKMSLRQFQSVLDINLTGVFLTIRECAEQMINSGSKGLICLMSSTGSLGTAGQINYSSSKAAMSVIPKVLTAEFFRRNLADRIRCVAVAPGYVATPMVKGMDERALGKIIGDVPIGRLIEPEEIASLICELYRNEAMAGEVFFIHGGLRLGSRG